In Chitinophaga sp. HK235, a single window of DNA contains:
- the nagA gene encoding N-acetylglucosamine-6-phosphate deacetylase, giving the protein MLTAFTNGTIFTGTQVLTGKTLLLEHGQVLALVNPGEVPAHAAIIDCGGQFIAPGLLDLQIYGGGGYLFSSQPSVAALQAMTRALVKNGTTGFLLTLATNSIDLFKQCISIVQENPHPAVLGMHLEGPYINPVKKGAHIQAYIKRPEMQEVEDLLAAARGVVKMITLAPEMCDPAIIRYLHAQGVVVSAGHSNATFEEASAGFMNGVKAVTHLFNAMSSLHHRDTGLPGATFCNAGVYASIIADNIHVDDSALIIGKKMLGHRLFLITDAVETNREGDYQHVAQEDRFTLPDGTLSGSRLTLLGAVKRCVEHADIPLDEALRMATLYPATLMGLKDRGRIEPGCRADILVFNRQYKAVRVYISGELQ; this is encoded by the coding sequence ATGCTCACTGCTTTCACTAACGGAACCATTTTTACCGGCACACAGGTGTTGACCGGAAAAACATTATTACTGGAACATGGGCAGGTACTGGCGCTGGTAAATCCTGGTGAAGTGCCTGCCCATGCGGCCATCATCGACTGTGGAGGGCAGTTCATTGCGCCGGGCCTGCTGGACCTGCAGATATATGGTGGTGGTGGTTACCTGTTTTCCAGCCAACCATCTGTAGCAGCGCTGCAGGCGATGACGCGTGCACTAGTGAAAAATGGCACTACAGGTTTCCTGCTTACGTTGGCCACCAACAGCATTGACCTGTTCAAGCAATGTATTTCGATAGTACAGGAAAACCCTCATCCCGCTGTATTGGGCATGCATCTGGAAGGTCCTTATATCAACCCGGTAAAAAAGGGCGCCCATATCCAGGCATACATCAAACGTCCCGAAATGCAGGAGGTAGAAGACTTGCTGGCCGCGGCAAGGGGAGTGGTGAAGATGATCACGCTGGCACCTGAGATGTGTGATCCGGCTATCATTCGTTACCTGCATGCACAGGGCGTGGTGGTGTCTGCCGGACATAGTAACGCCACTTTCGAAGAGGCCTCCGCGGGTTTTATGAATGGTGTTAAGGCAGTAACACATCTGTTTAATGCCATGTCCTCACTGCATCACCGTGATACCGGCCTGCCTGGTGCTACCTTCTGTAATGCCGGTGTATATGCCAGCATCATCGCCGATAATATTCATGTGGATGATAGCGCACTCATCATCGGTAAAAAAATGTTGGGCCACCGCCTCTTCCTGATTACCGATGCTGTAGAAACCAATCGTGAAGGCGACTACCAGCATGTGGCCCAGGAAGACCGCTTCACCCTGCCCGACGGCACGCTGTCCGGCTCACGGCTCACGCTTCTGGGAGCAGTAAAACGTTGTGTGGAGCATGCAGATATACCACTGGATGAAGCATTGCGTATGGCCACCCTCTACCCGGCCACCCTGATGGGCCTCAAAGACCGCGGCCGTATAGAACCTGGCTGCCGTGCAGACATCCTTGTCTTCAACCGCCAGTACAAGGCCGTCCGGGTATACATATCAGGAGAGTTGCAATAA
- a CDS encoding RNA polymerase sigma factor translates to MEEKELLPHLFRTEYSKITAVLCKLLGFEHLDIAEDIASDTFLSASETWGIKGLPENPAAWLYTVAKNKAKNHLKHQAVFQEKVAVQLNRAATSEVPDIDLSAQNIKDSQLQMMFAVCHPAISVESQIGMALRVLCGFGINEIADAFLTNKDTINKRLLRAKEKLREEQISIAFPGEAEIAGRLDAVLRTLYLLFNEGYFSASHDHSLRKELCLEAMRLTFLLTENESTNAPSVNALLSLMSFQASRFEARTDASGDTVLYDDQDTSLWDDDLIRQGEYFLNMASKGNTLTKYHLEAGIAYWHTIKANTPQKWENILQLYNHLLTVEYSPIAALNRTYALSRANSKEAAIKEARKLELNDHYQYHLLLGELYAGIDNKVAIASLEKALTLSHSAADKKVITHKIELLRETA, encoded by the coding sequence ATGGAAGAAAAAGAACTGCTCCCCCATCTGTTCAGGACGGAATACAGTAAGATCACCGCTGTATTGTGCAAACTGCTGGGATTTGAACATCTGGATATTGCCGAGGATATTGCCAGTGACACTTTTTTGTCTGCCTCCGAAACCTGGGGTATTAAGGGTTTGCCGGAAAATCCGGCTGCATGGCTGTACACGGTTGCCAAAAACAAGGCAAAGAACCATCTGAAACATCAGGCGGTATTTCAGGAGAAGGTAGCAGTACAATTAAACCGGGCCGCCACCAGCGAAGTACCAGACATAGATCTGTCTGCCCAGAACATCAAAGACAGCCAGCTTCAGATGATGTTTGCCGTATGCCACCCGGCTATTTCGGTAGAGTCGCAGATAGGGATGGCCCTGCGTGTATTGTGTGGTTTTGGTATCAATGAAATAGCAGACGCGTTTCTCACCAATAAAGATACTATCAACAAACGTCTATTGCGGGCTAAGGAGAAGCTAAGGGAAGAACAGATCAGCATTGCCTTTCCGGGTGAAGCAGAGATAGCCGGCCGGCTGGACGCTGTACTCAGGACCTTGTATCTGTTGTTTAACGAGGGATATTTTTCTGCCAGCCATGATCATTCACTTCGTAAAGAGCTTTGTCTGGAAGCCATGCGCCTCACTTTCCTGCTGACAGAAAATGAGAGCACCAATGCCCCTTCCGTGAATGCGCTGCTTTCCCTGATGAGCTTCCAGGCTTCACGCTTTGAAGCGCGGACCGATGCCAGCGGTGACACCGTTTTATATGACGACCAGGATACCAGCCTGTGGGATGATGATCTTATCCGGCAGGGAGAATACTTTCTGAACATGGCATCCAAAGGGAATACCCTTACCAAATACCACCTCGAAGCAGGCATTGCCTACTGGCATACCATCAAAGCAAACACTCCTCAGAAATGGGAAAATATTCTGCAACTCTATAATCATCTGTTGACAGTAGAGTACTCTCCTATAGCCGCACTCAACAGGACCTACGCCCTCTCCCGTGCCAACAGCAAAGAGGCCGCCATTAAGGAAGCCCGCAAGCTGGAGCTGAATGATCATTACCAATATCATCTGCTTCTGGGCGAATTATATGCGGGCATAGATAACAAGGTAGCCATTGCTTCTCTTGAGAAAGCCCTTACATTAAGCCATTCAGCTGCTGACAAAAAAGTAATCACCCATAAAATAGAACTGCTCAGGGAAACTGCGTGA
- a CDS encoding YciI family protein produces the protein MKNFLFLFRNDTNLPKRSPEEMQATTKLWMDWIGSIAAQNKLADRGNRLEPNGKVLRPGNVVTDGPYTEIKEALGGYTMVKAASMEEAMELASGCPILQLGGNVEVREISIL, from the coding sequence ATGAAGAATTTTTTGTTTTTATTCAGAAATGATACTAATCTGCCAAAACGTTCACCGGAAGAAATGCAGGCCACTACCAAATTATGGATGGACTGGATTGGCAGTATCGCTGCACAGAACAAGCTGGCAGACCGTGGAAACCGACTGGAACCAAATGGTAAAGTATTAAGACCAGGTAACGTCGTAACAGATGGTCCTTATACAGAGATCAAGGAAGCCCTGGGTGGTTATACCATGGTGAAAGCCGCTTCCATGGAAGAAGCTATGGAACTCGCCAGCGGATGCCCTATCCTGCAACTGGGCGGTAATGTGGAAGTAAGAGAAATCAGTATTTTATAA
- a CDS encoding glycoside hydrolase family 9 protein, producing MKYKLKNIMCALALAGLATTNAFAATSSWIRINQLGYLPGGIKVAVWGSKGTVVPSAFQLVDSASGSVVFSAGTGKAFGHYGPFNQTARLDFSTWKRSGTYYLKAGEAKSPYFRIAGNVYAGTADFVLRYMRQQRSWFNPFLKDSCHTHDGYTLYGPMSDSTHLDVAGGWHDASDYLQYSTTSANATYHLLAAYRDFPQVFGDHYAANGLEGSNQVADVLDEARWGLDWLLKMHPRDTWMFNQIADDRDHHGMRLPKEDDFYGRGFERPVYFCSGQPQVRGKFMNKTTGVASTAGKFASAFALGYQLLRNKDAAYAGILQQKAVTAYAMGLKQPGVCQTASVLSPYIYAEDNWVDDMELAAASLYHIGKKDVYRQQALAYAEQEKITPWLGSDTAHHYQWYPFINLGHYELAKQLSNKDKQTITGYYKTGIEKVWQKAKNNAFYRYIPFIWCSNNLTTSFAIQCYWYRQLTGSKAFEALEQANFDWLFGCNPWGTSMVYGLPAQGDTPEDPHSAFTHLGHYPIDGGLVDGPVYTNIYKNLIGIKLSKPDAYVEFQSDLAVYHDDFGDYSTNEPTMDGTASLVYLLAAMDNEAHKAVPAKTPAAPSKPAVPSASAGTYAHGAIIRGNTSHKTLTLVFTGDEFADGGPVIRRVLQQYQVPAAFFLTGKFYSNPAFQPLIKQLQADGHYLGPHSDQHPLYCDWQKRDSLLISRKAFQQDLSANYHRMETLGIKKTAAPYFLPPYEWYNDTIAEWTREEGLQLVNFTPGTRSNADYTTPAMKGYRTSDQIYDSIMQYEAAQPAGLNGFMLLMHIGTDPARTDKFYNKLDVLIQSLKDKGYRFVGINELLK from the coding sequence ATGAAATACAAGCTGAAAAATATAATGTGCGCCCTTGCGCTGGCCGGACTCGCTACAACAAATGCTTTTGCGGCTACCAGCTCCTGGATCAGGATTAACCAGCTCGGTTACCTCCCCGGGGGCATTAAAGTGGCTGTATGGGGTAGTAAAGGAACGGTGGTGCCGTCTGCTTTCCAGCTGGTGGATTCTGCCAGTGGCAGCGTAGTGTTTTCCGCGGGGACAGGCAAGGCATTCGGACATTATGGCCCGTTTAACCAGACGGCCCGGCTGGATTTCAGCACCTGGAAACGCTCCGGGACTTATTATCTGAAAGCGGGGGAGGCGAAGTCGCCTTATTTTCGTATAGCCGGCAACGTTTATGCCGGCACAGCAGACTTTGTGCTGCGTTATATGCGTCAGCAACGTAGCTGGTTTAATCCTTTCCTGAAAGATTCCTGTCATACCCATGACGGCTATACGTTGTATGGCCCTATGTCTGACAGTACGCATCTCGATGTGGCTGGTGGCTGGCATGATGCCAGTGACTATCTGCAATATTCCACTACGTCAGCCAATGCTACCTATCATTTGCTGGCAGCGTATCGTGATTTCCCGCAGGTATTTGGTGATCACTATGCGGCCAACGGGCTGGAGGGCAGCAACCAGGTAGCTGATGTACTTGATGAAGCCCGCTGGGGGCTCGACTGGCTGCTGAAAATGCATCCGCGTGATACCTGGATGTTTAACCAGATCGCCGACGACCGCGACCACCACGGCATGCGCCTGCCTAAAGAAGATGACTTTTATGGCAGAGGGTTTGAGCGGCCGGTATATTTCTGCTCCGGTCAACCACAGGTCAGGGGTAAATTCATGAACAAAACCACCGGCGTGGCGTCTACTGCAGGTAAGTTTGCCAGTGCTTTTGCACTCGGATACCAGCTGCTCCGTAATAAGGATGCTGCTTATGCTGGCATCCTGCAACAGAAAGCTGTTACAGCTTATGCTATGGGACTGAAACAGCCCGGTGTCTGCCAGACGGCTTCTGTGCTCTCTCCCTATATCTATGCGGAAGATAACTGGGTCGATGATATGGAACTGGCCGCGGCTTCGTTATATCATATCGGTAAAAAGGATGTATACCGGCAACAGGCGCTCGCCTACGCCGAACAGGAGAAAATTACACCCTGGCTGGGATCGGATACCGCCCATCATTATCAGTGGTACCCTTTCATCAACCTCGGACATTATGAATTGGCCAAACAACTCAGTAACAAAGACAAACAAACCATTACCGGATATTATAAAACGGGCATAGAAAAAGTATGGCAGAAAGCAAAAAATAACGCTTTTTATCGTTACATCCCTTTTATATGGTGCAGTAATAACCTGACCACTTCATTTGCCATTCAGTGTTACTGGTACCGGCAGCTCACCGGTAGTAAGGCATTTGAAGCACTGGAACAGGCCAACTTCGATTGGCTGTTTGGTTGCAATCCATGGGGTACCAGCATGGTGTATGGCCTGCCTGCACAGGGTGATACACCGGAAGATCCGCATTCTGCATTCACGCACCTGGGACATTATCCGATTGATGGAGGCCTGGTAGACGGTCCCGTATATACGAATATTTACAAGAACCTCATCGGCATTAAACTGTCCAAACCCGATGCCTACGTTGAATTCCAGAGCGATCTGGCCGTATATCATGACGACTTCGGCGACTACAGCACCAATGAGCCTACCATGGACGGTACCGCTTCATTGGTTTATCTGCTGGCTGCCATGGATAACGAAGCACATAAAGCCGTTCCTGCTAAAACGCCCGCTGCGCCCTCAAAACCAGCGGTACCCTCCGCATCTGCCGGTACCTATGCTCATGGTGCCATCATCCGCGGAAACACCAGTCACAAAACGCTCACACTCGTATTTACTGGTGACGAGTTTGCGGATGGTGGACCTGTGATACGACGGGTATTACAACAGTATCAGGTACCCGCCGCTTTTTTTCTGACAGGAAAATTTTATAGTAACCCGGCCTTTCAACCGCTGATCAAACAACTGCAGGCCGATGGACATTATCTCGGGCCGCACTCTGATCAGCATCCGCTTTACTGCGACTGGCAAAAACGCGACAGCCTGCTGATATCCCGGAAAGCCTTTCAGCAGGACCTTTCAGCCAACTATCACAGAATGGAAACATTAGGCATTAAAAAGACGGCAGCTCCCTACTTTTTACCGCCCTACGAATGGTACAATGATACCATCGCGGAATGGACCCGGGAAGAAGGACTGCAACTGGTGAACTTCACACCCGGCACACGCTCCAACGCAGACTATACCACACCTGCCATGAAAGGTTATCGCACTTCAGATCAGATCTATGACTCCATCATGCAGTATGAGGCTGCACAACCTGCAGGACTCAATGGTTTTATGCTGTTGATGCATATTGGTACCGACCCTGCCCGCACAGATAAATTCTACAACAAGCTCGATGTTCTTATCCAGTCCTTAAAAGACAAAGGGTATCGTTTTGTGGGTATCAATGAATTGCTTAAGTAG